The Clavelina lepadiformis chromosome 3, kaClaLepa1.1, whole genome shotgun sequence region ACTGGCTACTGTGGCTAACAAAGAACTTGTTATACACATACCTTCACATTTTATACCACTCTTCTGATTTGCCATAGAATTTAAAGACTCAGTCATCCCAAAAGTACcctttacaaaaaaaattacaaaacaactaatATAAATCCAATAGCCTgtacagtcgaaatcggttaatcgcatatcggttaatcgcatacatcggttaatcgcatagcattgcataatcccaaaccattcccattcacttgtgaagaaaattcaacggttaatcgcataagggTTAATCGtataaatcggttaatcgaataggaattcttgattgatttgtagacttgtatcacttaaccgcatatttcctttgatgaagtgttaagtTGCTGAAGATTATCTTcaccaataaaaaaaaatcatcGCAAGATCTCCCATAACCCGCAGCGATTAAATTTACGGCAAGACACTGAAGACAGCAGTTGTGAATTAAAGACAGCTGTGATTAAATTCACCGCAAGGCTGAAGGCTACAGAGACAGTAGCAcgtaaatgatttgaacaataaagtaaaacttcacgaaaaaaggccttctctacagtgattatgaaccacaaaactacgtttcatttaaggattgttacggATCGTTGCATCACGATAAAACAAcaagactaatttttatttaacgatTGTTACGTCGCAAAGCGCAAACCACGTATCGAAATCGAAAAGAACGAAGCTCACTTGTTGCGTTATAATGCATTGTGTCATTCCAAAAATCGGCGGAGGAGCAAGAATGCGTGCGCCGGTGTTTAAAAAAGAGTATAGCAGAGAAAATGTAGGAAACGATTAATCGCatacatcggttaatcgcataaaaaagcttggcaaattgactatgcgattaaccgatttcgtcTGTATTACAAAAAAAGCCTGAATATCAAAGAGATTACCAACCTGAGAAGCATCGCCTAAAGAAAATCCCTTACGTTCTTTTTGACTGTCTTCGTTCTCCATTTGTAGTGCATTAAAAGCTTTCTAAGTGCTATATATACTTACCATATTTATATAAATACATATACCTGTAATCTGTCTAGTAGAACAAAGTATCAGAGTtcaagaaaaaatttgcaagaaataTGCAAATGTAAACGCTAGTTTAATTAGAATAGAGTTGAACAATAGAAATATAACTTTTCATTAAGACAGTTGTTAGAGTTTTAAGAATTTGTGTCCAGATGTCACATGTTTACTTGTGTACTAGAAATCCAAAAAGCgaatatatatatgttaagACAATAAAGCGGTAGGTTATTGCAGATGATGAAATATGTTCCGATACTTAAATTTAAATCTGTTGCATTTTCACCAAAAGAGAAAATTACAAGAAAAAGTTATGCCACAGTCAGACCTTGTTAATCCTAACCCCGAACATTCTCCGCTATACGACTCAAAATTGCAGGGAACGGATTTTTCCCATGCATTTTATCCCTATATTCTGGAAAACCCACTGTCTGACTCCAGCACAGAAGTTTTGCAACATCTGTTctaaatcaatcaaaaaaaaacCGACAAACCGGATCCGAAAAGAGAAAAAGATTGATTGTGAATGCAagtctttgtttgttttgtttgtttgcaaacgTTTGTTGTAAATGACGAAAACAATAGCCAATTATCTATGGAAAATCAAAGCAGCAATGATATAGTTATACAAAACGCTGAGTCAGCCCTGACGAGCTAGTTTGCTAAATATGCATGCATAAGTATACTTTCATTTCTAAGCGACcgttaaattcttttataatttttacaaacgGTTTTTGTGACACTGACTAGCTTTTCCCATTTAAAATGCATCAGAACACACCAAGCCTATCCCCTAAAATATTCTGACAACCAACATTTTAGCGTGTTCCCACTCGACAATAATTTGGTCTATTATTGTTTTGAACCCAAGCATCCAGATACCGATAAGCCGACATTTCgtgacgaaacaaagtggtACGGAATAACAAGGTCTGACTGTACATTAAAACATAGATGTAAACCCTTGCAAATATTTGACGACACGCTaacattatttttgaaaaacaattaagGCAGTGCATGTTCTAGTGTGCTCATTCATAAATAGCCATAAAAAGACGATATTAGTTCAACTAACAGAAATGTATGACTTCTTGAAGTCACATTTACAACAGGTCCGTTGTATATATACAATTTATATATCTGTAATTGACATCAAATGTCTTTGGTATTCATTCTTGTCGAGAAAAATCATACCATCCCCATGCTATAATCGCCAATGATTCCCTGACATGCGTGCAATCAAATACTCCTCACAATGTCAAAAATCCCCTTTCAAGTCACTAGCTTCAATGGCGTTAGTCTTGCAGTCTTCTTGTAACAATTTGCTTAAAAACTTATCAAACACTAACATGTAATCCTGTAAGCGAGTCTTTTTGTACAGATGGCACACTCTAGCCTTTTTAGGAGTGGATTCAGCAATACTATCACCAGCTGtcttttcattatttttttcaacttgaaaGCACAGCTCACTGATGGTTGGAACATCAAAAGGATCAAATGAATCAACATTTTCAACATCAATTGGTACACAAACTCTTCCAGTTTTTGGATGAACACAAAACGGACTTTTTAGTAAATGATTCACACCTTTGCTCACATTGACATCAAGGCGTGGAAAGCAATATTCAAGCATGATTTCAAGAGCAGCATACTTCACCTTGCGGTTTTTCTTGTCAAGATTAAATACCTTTGAGCAGCTTTCTCTTAGCTTGGACCAACGCTCTATTGAAGAACTAGAACTACTCTTAAAATCCTTGCTAAGCTCATCACGAATATTTGCATCAGGTATAAGTTTTAGAACCTTATCAACATCATTATCGTTTCCAAGTATGTCCTGAGTTTTGAGTCCATATTCTAGCCAATAGGTTTTCACCACATCAAGGCAGTTTCGAATATAGGGATGAACAGGTTCTTTTAAAGCAACACGTTTCTCCAAATTTCCTCCTTGTATTAAACTCAAATACTCAACAATAGCAGATCGTGCATGTGCTGATAAAGTTCTTGCTTTGCTGTCACATACCCAGCAATGGACACCACGCCTACCAGAGTACACCCATAAAATGTGACTGAAGCCGAAGTCTTCAGTTAAAGCCCTGTGCAGCACTTTTATGGCAATTTTCATTAGGGTCCAACATTTTATGCAAATTTCAGCACCTTGACAACACTTTCTAACGTCATCATAATCTGTCATATCAATATCAAATACCAGTTCTTTGGTTAGAGCTTTAAAGGTGCCACTATGAAACTTGTTGTGATCCTTGGGTGGATGGGAGTAGATAGCTCCGATATCAATTTTGCATGGGTTCATCCTTTGTAATTCTTTCTCTAATTCTTGTTGGTTAGTAAATGACTGGTAGCGGACGTAAATGTCATTTTGAAGGGTGAATGAAAATTCTCTGTGACTAAACTCACTTCTACTGGTGGAGCTTGATCCATACTGCAGCCATTTGCAATAAGGTCCAAATGGAAAAATGTACTTGTAATAAATAGGAAGTAAACTTGGAAGACTGCCGGCATCATATGCTGCATCAGACAAACCGATGGAAGTGGAATGATTATCCCCAGTGTCTAAGTCAACTACAGGCATTATTCCACACCACTAAGCAAGAATGACAAAACCTACACAGGTGTAAGctgttgcaaaataaacagaTGTTGTTGTATGTGCTATTTTTGTcagttattaattaattataattatctgTCATATGTAACTCTTTATAATATTTCCAATCTTATTTAGTGCCATCAGATGCAATTTACACATTGACAACATATAACAAGTTCAGGTTTTCCATTAAGTAGGAACATGGCGAAACAAGCAAAAACACGTGAAACTGAGTCCAGAAGTCATTCAACAATTAGACACAGTTTTGCCATTTACCAGCCACATTAATAGGAAATAAAGTAGCACGTTTATCGAAAAATacatacaaattactaaagcCATGAAATTGGGGTTTCAAGCAATAAgttgtgcaaaaacttttctcacTCTGGGGATAACTACTCTGATACCATGTCTTGAAAATGTTTCATGCATCAAAATAGATACAATATTTCTTTAATTAATTCGATCTGATTCAACCAGagttgtttaaaataattctACACAAGTCTTTTAAAAGTAATCTTCATGATTAAAGAATCAGCCAAGAATACTGCTGCAAACCTTTACAAACATTCTACAAATCCCTCAGTTGCTGGTGTAACAGCGCATAGtggaaaatgtgaaatatataATGGGAGGTATAGAAAATAATGGTGGTCAATGTTTCTTAAATAAACtcataatatattttatatttttgaaagaaacaCTGACCACATTGGCATTGATTCCAAGGGAGCCGAGGGGGTCAAACTTGGCCTCCTATTATTGCTATAAATAAGtggcaaaaacacaaattcatTACTTAATTATGATGTCAGAAAATGTAATAACTACCGTACATACTCGAGTATAGGTCGGCCCGAACTCTTTTGCTGATAATCGGAGATAGTTTTATTCTCTCGTGTAGAAGTCGACTAACTTATTTCCGGCACAACCATTCAGTGGCTGATCCAAGTATTGGCATCGACATACCGTAAGAAAAAGGATAGGTGAGAATCCACCACCAAGTAATCTTTTTAGCTTAGCTTGCCAGTGCTTGTGTAGCAATTGCATAACTGCAATCTTCAGCAGCACTTGTTTAAGACAAGCCTACAAAGAAATCAAGTGACGCAAGTCATATTCGTCTCTTGCGTGCAAGCGTCACGTGATATTCATCTCGTGCAAGTTGTTATGAAGTTATTTATACCAAATGGCCAGTAAGCGCAATAAATTAACGGTTCAAATTCTTGTTTGTGTCAGTAATCCTGCTGTTAGCTGGACTTGGAGGTTTTACTCTGGCTTGTCCCGTGCTTTTTGAGGTGAAAACCAGCTGCGAAAATCTCAACCAATACAgtcaaatccggttaattgcattctggataatcgCATAATCTGTTTTATCACATGAAGAGCGCAAATCCCAAACCATAGCTagtctatcatttgtaaagataaTACTTCGTTTTATCACATAgcggtttattgcataatccgcttaattgaataaagatgaaggtgatttattcgattattcaaaggtttttaaaagataaaattgaaaacaacgcgCACACGCAATGCGTAAGCCTTGCGACTTGTACTGCGCTTTGTTACAAAGCAATCCAACAGACAATGCCgaatttaagcattaacacgtggctgtcaatacgcaaacattaacattcgcactgttttagtttcatttaagcgttgcgttaagatgatgccgtaatatgtgaagaagttttacgaaacaaacaagttgaaaaagacgacaTCAATGAAGAAAGCGATTGCTGACGCAATCGCTgtgacaacaccaaaaaataaagaagttctgcatGCACTTGATACAATTCGCCaacgactacagtttgaagtggcggacatggccacatttgttcattaagaaaaacacaaatgcaagaaagcatgcaaaatgaaattaaacaaacaacaatcacgcagtattttttttgattaaacaataaatgttaGGGTGTTTTGCGTGTTTGAATGAATGGATGATCGCAATACATAATAAACgttagtgttttgcgtgttgacGTTTTTACACGTGACCAGCTTCGCATGTCAAGTAAGACAATAAGTGGACTTTGCACTTtcgcataattcgtttaaccgcataaaaaggcttggcaaattgactatgcaattaaccggattcgactgtactTGAGTATATATGGTCAAACGTCCTAAATCGGGCGCACACAGATTTGTCCCTAAAAATGCGCACCGGtcattataaaaaacaaaccaaaataaattatCGTTTTGTTGACCTATCTTTCATCTAACCATATGCTAAAGATAAGCTCACTACATGTGGTCGGACCTTCTCATCTGAACGTATTTTGTTGGGCTATTGATTTTAGGCCAATAACATGTTTTGACTTGGCTGTCTGAACTTTGTTGTGGCACGTTCTACGctgataaattaaaaaagtttttacgtTATTTACTAATGGAGGATCTTAGTCTTCGATCacaggtaaaacatttttaaatcttttccaGAGTTTGAAGCAATAACGTGCGCTTGAATTTGGTACACACTTTGCGGTTTgcacataaaaaaaaaaacgcagGTCACCTGAGTGTTCTTGAGACGACTCTTCACGTGactaaagttttttcttttgtgtcttttaaaatgtaaacctttgttttatatgttaaatatgtttcataaagCAGTTTATTTCCGCTCATGTCCATTGCAAAAACCTAAAAAAGTGGACTCACTAAACAAGGAAATAGAATGGCAAAGCCTTTAAACCATTTAAGACATGAAAAGTGGGTCTCTACTTTCGAATTGTGGATGGAAAGCTACATTGTACTTGTCGTTAAAGGAATTCTACTTCCAGCATTAATGCATTTACTGCCTTATAAAATCACTCAGCCTTATCATTTTCCTTTTCAGCGTGGTGAGTAATAAAAGCTCTCCCGATTGGAATGCAAAACATTATATCATAATCGTGGTGACCGCAAAAAGATAAAAGTTATTGGAGTATCGTTACCGCTTAATCGAGATTAGGGGAGACACTTAGTCTAGCCTAGCAATTTCAGGGTTTAGTGGTGAATGTTTAAACTGAAATATACTGGAGGGTTTcactaaaaaaaacttaacacaGTGGACCGATGAGGACATGAAAAGTGCTGTTGATAAATTTCTGAAGGTAAAGGGAATTGCCGAAGTATTGCAGCTAATTACAACATGAATGGAAGCACTTTACATAAAAAGTACGCTGCGCTAATTATGTTTGCCAGGTAGACACTGGGTAAACTTGTTTatgcagcaaaacaaaatctcACGGAAGAAGGCAAACCTCATTAGTGCAGCgcaatatttatatttttcctgTCTAGAACATATCAGAGGTTCCTCCGGGATAGAACTGAGAAAAGGCAGCAAGTGGCGTGTATTTAATGATGTCAAGTCTATAAATAGACTAGGGGTGGCAACAAAGCTTTTGATGTGAATAGCTTgtgtgttgttgtttgtttgcaatgtgatgaCAAAGTGTTCTTGTTATAGACTTAGGTGTATTATAACTATACCTATATTACTTCGATGTGAATTCCTCATACACTCGCCAAAGagttaaaagagaaaaacaaacCCAAAAAATGAAAGGCAAACAGAATAAACTCCACAGTTCACATGCATATAGGGTTCCTAGTGGAATTAAGTTAGCGCCCGTGATCACAGcacatttgttattgttttcacAGAAGGTCATTGATACACTACTCACGCTAAACATTTGGTTTCaaaacacattttcaaaagATCATTTTAATGCAagtgtattttgcaaatttactCTACGATTAATCCATTCGTCTAATAAACGATGTTCAAGGCACAACTGATGTTGTTTAAAGGTTATAACTGGTTCTTTGCATCGGCTTCGTTTTAAACGTATCCGCAAATTTGACAGCTACAACAGATAATGCCACATTATTTCATGTCAAGCTTTTGTTATTGTCTATTTGAATCTCgaaaaaggaaaagaaaaaagtcatGATGTATGAGAACAGATAGCCTAGTTGTTGTACAAACAACAGAATATATTATGTGGAAAACATTAACTTCATTCACACAGaaacattgtttaaaaacaaagcaattgtGGTAAAACTTCAAGGTCATGCATACGATAAAAAATACCTGTTATAAGTTGGACATCAAGTAAATGCTTTGTGACATGCGCCGTAATTTCCTTTAAAAGGGAGTATAGGAAGATATCCTGCTCTGTGCGTTTTATCCTAGACATTATTTCAGTTTTGGCAAAAGGTGCCGCACCTTTCACTCATAAAATTAAGGGTGCAGCACACTCCCACTTTCAGCGCCAGTTATTTTAAGTATTAGGCTGCGTTGGCATGCCACAAAGCTTGGAATTACATTTATTGATGCACCCTTTATCCTGCGcacttaaaagttaatttcccAGTAGGAACATTCCTTATCCCAAATAAAAGACATGCTTGGGCCTCGGGTCTAAGTGCACATCGGCTGCTTTCGTGTACTcttactggaaagtttgtatgacgCCAATTTTCTGGCAcagaattgttgttttgtccAATATTCTGTATTGTAAGTATTACGTTGGTGGGGCAGTGGggaacaaattttgaaataaaatatgttgtcACATTTATCGCTTACTGGAAAGTAGGGATGGGCAGAGTCTTCACTAATTCACTTCACTACTAAATGTTAcattatacaataaaaatggtttttattctctttttgtaattttaaagcGATTTTGACATTTACGGTTGATTGTAAATGATATAGTTGGTGCTGCAACTATTACCATGTTAACTGATGCAGTTGCATATCAGAAATAAACTTAATTTGTTTTACAGCAGTATTGCTGCTGCTAAAATGTAAGTTACATTAAGAATATCATATGATAggcaaccacaggatgcctatgtaggctatactagaccccagctactcaaaatGTGACGGTATCTGGTTGTACACTTGTAATACTAGACCAAAACATGGAACCTGAGCTGCATGTACTGCGAGGGCAGTGCTGGAACCGAGCCGACTTATTCGGTGcacaaaaagcaaactttccagtatgGTTCTGGGGtttcttttatacttttgcactcccacATTAGGATTGAGTATTTAGGATTTACGCTACTACGTCATGCCATTCTGCGCCCCAGAACGCCTCGAAAACTAGAATACTATGCAGTCGGGCCTACGCTAGGTTCATCCATTTAGCCATAAGGATTGCGGGATCAATTTCGATACAATAAGAATCGATGAAAATTTATCTGGCCCACAGGACTTTTTGATAGGTTGTTAAATAAATCACGATTCAGCCTAAAAATGCACTGGAGAAAGGTTAAATAGGTACACGCTTGGCTAGCCGTTGCACATCAGATCAGTTAGCGCATCTGCACTGCACACCCGAGATCTCTACCAATTAGGCCTACCTACCATTTGGGCAATCATGTTTATTGTATGTCCATTACTCCCGCCAAATCGTCACCAAATGCTGAGAAGTCATAGATATCTGAAATACTGAAACAGTTCAGCACGGGGCGCTAAAAAATTCAAGCATAGATTGGagatttgatttaaaaaaataggaaCTTTTCTAaccagaaaacaaaaaatacaaaaaattcacatacaaaattattaaactGGAAATGTACAAGCCAAAACTAAACAAACTGCagtaattttgataaaaacttcTCAAACCAGACGATTAAAAAGGTTGGCTAATGCCAggacaaaaatttatttgaaagaatAGGCTACTTCAAACGGAAAATACTTAGTTAGataacttgaaataaaaaatactggAAAATGTAATATACGAGtacataattaaataatattattaaacaaacaaagacttccactatttcaccagaaaaattcg contains the following coding sequences:
- the LOC143448899 gene encoding DNA primase small subunit-like, which encodes MPVVDLDTGDNHSTSIGLSDAAYDAGSLPSLLPIYYKYIFPFGPYCKWLQYGSSSTSRSEFSHREFSFTLQNDIYVRYQSFTNQQELEKELQRMNPCKIDIGAIYSHPPKDHNKFHSGTFKALTKELVFDIDMTDYDDVRKCCQGAEICIKCWTLMKIAIKVLHRALTEDFGFSHILWVYSGRRGVHCWVCDSKARTLSAHARSAIVEYLSLIQGGNLEKRVALKEPVHPYIRNCLDVVKTYWLEYGLKTQDILGNDNDVDKVLKLIPDANIRDELSKDFKSSSSSSIERWSKLRESCSKVFNLDKKNRKVKYAALEIMLEYCFPRLDVNVSKGVNHLLKSPFCVHPKTGRVCVPIDVENVDSFDPFDVPTISELCFQVEKNNEKTAGDSIAESTPKKARVCHLYKKTRLQDYMLVFDKFLSKLLQEDCKTNAIEASDLKGDF